Part of the Bacteriovorax stolpii genome, ACTGACGACCATCAGGATGATTAAAGTACGAAGTAGGTAGGCCATATTTTCTCGCTTATTTCTCTTTGAAAAGGCTCAAATAAATTGTCATGGTAATGTAGATTTGCTATTTATCATTAACAACGTTTTTAAGAAATAAAAAGTAACAAAAAAATGAGGCTCAGGCCTTTTGGTGCTAAACATGTCGACTGGATCTACTGATTCGAAAGCCCCTCAAACTCAAAAGAAAATTCTTGAGAATCCCTTTGTTGGAAGCCTTGTGGTTCCTATTGCTATCGTTCTGGTGGGCGCGCTTATCATTTTCGGTGTAACGAAAATGCTTTCAGCTGAAAGATCGTACAAAGATTTAGTAAACGAAATTCAATCAAAGACTTTTGGAAACAAGTGGGTAGCGGCTTACGAGCTTTCAAAACAAATCAACAGTGCTCAGATTCCTGCCGAAGATTATCCTTGGCTGGTTGAGAATCTAACAGTCGCCTATAAAGATTCAGTGGACCCAAGAACAAGAGGGTTCATTATTGCTGCACTGGGTGCGTTAAGTACTGACCTTGCTTTACCGACACTGCAAATCGCATTAGACGACGTCGACACTGACGTTAAGTTTCATGCCGTGGTGGCCTTGGCCAACATGCCTAAAGGGATTTCCTTTGATTGGACAAAAGTGACAGCAATGCTTAAATCAGAATTACCAATTCTAAGACAAGCTGCGACACTAGCGCTTGCAACTCACCAGGTTCCAGAAGCACAAGAAGGCATTAGAGTTCTTCTTCGCGACGAAAGCCTTGTTGTTAGATACGCTGCAGCGACAGCGTTAATCGCTTACAAAGATGAAATGGCAAAAGAGCATTTGGAA contains:
- a CDS encoding HEAT repeat domain-containing protein, yielding MSTGSTDSKAPQTQKKILENPFVGSLVVPIAIVLVGALIIFGVTKMLSAERSYKDLVNEIQSKTFGNKWVAAYELSKQINSAQIPAEDYPWLVENLTVAYKDSVDPRTRGFIIAALGALSTDLALPTLQIALDDVDTDVKFHAVVALANMPKGISFDWTKVTAMLKSELPILRQAATLALATHQVPEAQEGIRVLLRDESLVVRYAAATALIAYKDEMAKEHLEEILKLPYPPKDARVLPPALDVKQISDLKLSVLITLQKYNWNILNNTILETAEKDENISIATKAKEVLNLLKK